A stretch of DNA from Montipora foliosa isolate CH-2021 chromosome 4, ASM3666993v2, whole genome shotgun sequence:
GCAAAGAAACTCTTGGATTTTATCCGAATATCCCCCAGTCAACATCAAAAAAATTAATCTCttcatttaatttgattttcaCAGCAGTTGACATGTAACTCATCACTTTCAATACAAAGATATTGTTGATTTGTTGTGGTTGGTCGCCTTGAGAGGAAGTAAATGACTTCCAAATTGATAAGTAAAAGGAAAACGATTGAGAAAAGCTAAAGGAAAAGCAGAGATCAAAAATAAAATCCTTGTCATTTTAAACCGTGACAATGATGATTCCGTTTCTTCCACAGAACAATCCAGCGGGAAAGAAGTTGAAGAACAGGAATATTACTTGCAAGGCAGGTCGGTTAAACTGGACTGAACCACTGCACAAAAAGGTGACTTTGTTTAAATAATACGGCCGGTATGTCTGAAAACTCCACGGCAGCTTCTCCAACCAACAACTCATCAAACGCCACCACGATAATAGGTTGCAGCGCTCACTCGGAACCGGAGAAGGCCTTTCAAGTTACAGCCTATTGCATCATTATCCTCGTCTCTGTAATTGGAAATGTACTTATCATCTTCGTCTTTTCGAAACACAAGCCACTTCGAGTTTCAATCAATTATTTCGTGGTCAACATGGCCTTCTCTGACCTTTTCAGTCCCTTCACAGTCATGCCAGTTCAAATAGCAAGCATCCTTAAGGGTTCCGATGCCTTTCTCGTAGACAGCCCATTAGCACTTGGCAATGCCTTATGCAAGCTTATCTACTTCCTGCCTGATGTTTCTGTGTATGTTTCAATCCAAAGCCTTCTCCTATTGTCAATCGACAGGTTTATTGCTGTCGTCTTTCCACTGAAAGCAAAACTGATATCGTCGAAAATGCGCATAGGAGGCATCGTGTGCACATGGATTGTGGCAATATCTGTTCATGCTCCATACTTTTACACCTTGAGGTTAGTCTATGATGAAACTTCACAGTCCCACACATGCAAGCACGACTGGGGTTTTAACCATAACAGCACTCATAGCAGTTTCCTTACGGGCATGTTCATCACGTTCTTTTTGGTACCAGTTTGCATCTTGGCTATCGCTTACAGCACCATAGCATGGACAATAAAGCGAAGACACCATCAAGCGAAAAAGCTGTCCACAAATAGCAGCGGTCGGAGCTATCAAAAGACCAGGCAGGTTATTGGCTTGTCACTTGCCATATTGGCTGCCTTCATCATTTGCATTGGCCCCATGCTCGTTCTGATGTTTGTGATCATTTTCGTGTGGAACTGGAAGATGCCGTCTACATGCGCATTTCGAAACGTTGTCTTCGTTGCTCACTTCCTTTTGCACTCTTGGCCCGCCATCAATCCATGCAGCTGCTTTGCTTTTggcaaaaaataccaaaatGCTTTGCGCCATACCCTCAAGGGGCTGTTCCGTAATGACACCTTCAATCTTTCCACACAAACGAGAATGACATCTGCTGGAAGGGACGCTAGAAGTTTAAACTCTCTTCGTGTTACCTTCTCCGAGGTCATTGAaaatggcaaacaagaacaaaaggaacCAGAAAAAGAGGACGAACACGCTCACAAGTAAAGAGGGAAACCAATACAGACACAGGACACAAGTAGCTTCGGTATAAAACCGAATCTTAACGTAGAACCATTTCTAGATAAAAAGAGTGTTTGCGGTGCTTACAAATAGCAAAACgtcaattttcaagttttatcaAATTTACCGATTATGAGATTACAAGCATGAGTAAGTATTTACAAGAGATTATAATCTCTTGGTACTGGTATTTAACTGACTTCCTGCTCTTGTCCAGGCGTTTATAAATACGTTGACGAAATTCGTGGGTATAATTTCAGAACTTTCGTTTTTAATTTACTTACTTTAAATAACTAagcagaatttaaaaaatattcctAGTCACTCCTTTGGCATTCTCAAGAGCATACTTTACCAAAATGattctttgttattttatttgaatttgaCGCAAACTAGAAATGCTGAATAGAGAACACTTGCAAACTTCTGTGAGCCCTTACATGACGAAAACGTCGCCTCTGAGGAACGTCGGGAAACGCCTTGATAGCACGGTTGTTGCAGTTTTGTGAAACCCCTTGTCGTCTCAtcgatcatcatcatcatcatcattgccatcatcatcaacatcaacaacatcatcaccatcatcatcgtgAACATCATCATTGCTATTGCCGTCACACTTTGTTGTTCCATTGAATTGCGTAGGTAACACACAAGGACTTCGTtaggctttttcttttttagctttttttggCTGCGTGATAAGTATGCACGAGTTATGCCAGTGATTataagggaatctttgtttacattttctgcCTCATTAGCAGGAGGCTATGGTTTTCTAATCAGTTTGTCaaaaataaagtactgaatattgaaattACATGGCATAATGatctatctctgaaaatttgaacgggATATACCAGGCaaataatctctgagcaatgatgctttaaaaattcgaaattttacaaagaatgtacgGGTTCATTATCGCTTTTGCTTcccaagaatttatcactttttaaataagtaatttgaccttttgaagtcattttGTAAATTGCATGATTGCTTCTGAGAGCAAACttgtatgttaatgaaacaaaatgaaaacaatgacgtcagcatgtttctgaactgctttttgctctttttagctatttttttaaattaagaagctaaacattttcaaatctacctgCGGAGTATCACTttataacatgagaatattgttattaggtaatattaaatggttctaaagaatgacattccgaaaacatgtagctatacaagaatgattttgtatagcttacaacattttaaggctttgcagctccatattagaactattactgcaataaccacaatgtaaatgtaaatacattctgtaaatgtaaacacaacacttttttgagcaaaaaaaaaatcctgcagagaAATGTGAAATGGTCGGCCCCTTATCAACAATGTTTTCACTAAGCGTGCCCAGAATACAAGTTTTTTGTTTACTGTGCAAAAATAATTGTATAAGCTTCAGTCGTGATTAACTTCATATCATTAGTCGGGCGACCGACTCTAGGTTTACCAGTGTATTTCTCCGCAAATGTCCGTCACGTGCAATGGGCAATACCGCAGATATGTAGTGAAGGCTCAATGTTCATTCcgcttcattttcatttctcttcgaTAACTTTAGGAATTCTCTGTGATGGTAGGCATACATTACAGGTATGGGTGAAGCGAGTTACGGTGTTACGTCCAATACGCTCAAACCACTTACAAACGCACAGACTGTTCGTGGTAGACCcacatcaaaacacgaaaatgagCGTGCGTTCCGAAAAggggtcgttccgcgaactctTTATACAGCAAATATCTCAAATGTTCCTATCAAGCTCTTTAAGgcccgatttacacggtacgactttgtcgcatgcgacaacggcttacgacaagcccacgacatgatttacgattgttgtgtacgtcagaaaaaatgtcgtagcattttaaaacatgttttaaaacgctgcgacaatcgtaagtcatgtcgtaggcctgtcgtgagcttgtcccatgcgacaaaatcgtatcgtgtaaatcgggcCTAATACAAGTTCTGAAGAGATCAGTTGAGCAGCcgttgagtacaaaatatgtGCAAACTATGACTAGCAATGACGAAGTACACTAAGGAACTTTGCTCAAAATTTTGACGCTGGCGCCGGGGTGCAAGCTGATAATTGATAATCAGCATAATAGCACGGAggacaacaacgacaacaagaaAGCCGTCGTGTTGGATGAGACATTGATGAGAGAGAAGCCAGTGACCGAAGCGAAGATGCAAgtaacttctttaattttaagaCTGTCATGATcatgattttatatattttgtacAATGTATCGAGTGGATTATCAGTTCTATCAATTTCTCTTTGTACTGCATTAGGTTTCTGTGTAATCATGTACGTTCGCATGTTGTATACGATTGCGTTACCAACACGAGCAATGTTGTCAATGTTGAATGTCCTGGGAAAATGCGATGTATTAGGGGAGGCAATGCAGCCATTTgtacatcatcaacatcatgGGGTAGTGGAAATAAATATAGAGAGGCTCAATTTGTGTATTGTAGTCATTACCGTGTTGTACGTGAATGCCATGTGTCGAGACGTCGTGATCGCGAACGTAGTAAGATTCCTGTGAAGAAGCTGAAACGTCTGtcgcagaaaagcagaaaactgAGGGTCTTTGTGTGGAAAAAGATTCTTAAGATCACTCCTTTGTCGCCAAAACTTCATGGTTACATCAGTTGCCGGCTGAGAAGTCGAATGAAAAGAAGGCGAATAATTGCCAGTTATAAATTTCGTCACACAGTACGTTTGACTTGGTTTGGAAAATACACTGGAACACGAAAACGCGTAAATCTGAAGAATTATCAAGTGTTGCACACATGCTGTGGACTAAAGAGTTTGTACAAGAATGGTACATAGAAACAAATCCTGGGCCTCCAATGAATAATATTGATCCAACCTTGACAGTAAGGGCACCATATAGTCAAGGTGATATTACAGTATTTGGTGCGAATGCTGGGCAACAATGCGTTGCTATGAGTTTGTGTGCTTTGATGTATAATAATGTCAAAGGAATTCATACATGTAATGACCTGGTACAAAGTATGGAAATGGATAGTGAATTGAATTCTACACTGTCACAATGAACAGGGCAGGTGTATTTAATGCAAACAGAATTACCAGCTATGATTGCTATGTCAGAAAAATTTCCAGCTTAATTATAGTGAAAGCTACACAGGTAATCTACATAACAGTGATTCAATAATTGAGGGATATCGGTACAGTATACCTATTAGTGCATTTGAATCACTCTTGTCAAAAAACTATTCGTCATTTATTCTGACAATAGGATGATGTATTGGTGTTAGTATctataaaatacaatacatacttaattgaccgctccccataatTAAGAGCTTTCcggggccaatgaaacaatcaacaaaacagcagaacacaacaacaacaaaaactgttaagaatcccaactggctggaggcaaaccagttggttatttacaagtgcagctgggaagttgaaccagggactaccaggaacaaattcagcgagtggttcgagcgggtcttgaacccgggatctcctgATCTCAAGGcgagcgccctaaccactgggacACACTGCCACCTATCTTATCTATCATACTGATAATGGGAGttataagatttttgattctcatGCAAGAGATGAATATGGTAGAAGCCATCCCCAAGGTACATGTGTACTATTAGAAGTACCATCCATTCAGGGCATAGTACAGTATTTCCAGGCTATGATCCTTAGCAGCACACGTGTGGCCACAGCCCGACTTGTTAACTTTAAATGATTTGTGTGTAGTGTAATGCTATTCTAAAACAACTCAATTGAAACTTTCTCCATTAATTTATCTCCGTGTGTTGCTTTCACACCGCACTTTGCATAACTACCGGAAGCAGACGTTAGAACCGAATTCTCAGTTTTTTCACGATGCTCAGTTCGTAAGTCGATTTATATTTTCCAAATTCTAATGCCAAAGTACTTTGCAAGAGCAAAGGGagacaaaaatatttcttcCCCGCCGAAAGTTACGTTTGAAATGTATGGgatctaaaataaaatatcaatttttggcagttcaaataaattaaattcgaTGTGCCGACCTTTCCTGATAAATAATATGCAACTACACTACGAAGCGAAAGTTTTTTTACCATTTCGTTCATTGTTTGAGCCGCCAAATAGTGCAAAAATAACAAGGatttatgcactagtcatttgtttcccccaccccttgacccccgcggatgggtagggaaattacatttgaatggttgtaaagtaggtgtatttccactggggactagagcagacaaacacacgtaattcccccacccctctgttcctaaacgattctgagtcatcaaggaaatgttagggagattaccacaatatacagttcttgccatttgtgtgtgccacatgaactatcTAAGaaggaacgaaacaaaaaaaaaaagaactggatagaaacaagacaggaataagcgaccaaaaaaaaaatttttgcacgtgtgaaaatactcattaccattgctcttcgtttcttttcagtcccagtcctcctaggtaagaattccccgatatttccccctgtatgtccccagagaggtagggcagaggaacgaaaatcttgtaatttccctaccccctagaggcgtaattatggcgtaatctcgcgtaattgccctagtaatttccccatatgtccccactatccccgggggtcggggggtgggggaaacaaatgactataGTGCATTACGCTGGTACTTGCCTTCTAATTTGATCAAAATACCTTAACTTACCTTAGCCTTCATCTGGTCCCACGAATGTCCCGCAGGATGTGAAAAAACGGGAAGAACAACCATTTTCCATAGCTTTCTTCGCACAAAAAAAGCTGCAATGTTTATGTCAGCTTAGCAGCCTAGCATTTTTACGCTTTCTATCGCTGTTTCAAATATCTGCAGACTTCAAAATGCGAAAAATCGCGCAAAATTACGATTTTTCTTCGTGTTTTTCACATCCTGAGCCCAGAGGAATACCGCTAAAAATGTCTTTTCTTTTGCTCAATTTCGAAAAGGAAGCCCTAGGTTGTAAGCTAAAAGTCACTGAATCCCCTGTCTTATATAAACCAGCATCGCCGTCTAGAATCTGAAATAGCTTTGTCAATATACATGCCATATCCAATTCTGATGAAATGGCATGAGCTTGTTGGGATGAAAAACGAGAGAGGAAATTAGTTTAACTACATTGATCTTCTTAATTTTTGGATTCCTGGTCGATAGTTTAAACTAACTAAGGAAAACGGATCAAGGATCCAAGGAAGATTGAGACGTGAAGCTGGTACAGTTGGTACATGTTGCTTTCGCAATTTGACGCCAGTGAGCATGCTCCTTTGGTTTCAAGAGTAACCGCAGACACAAATCATCGCGTTAACGAAATGTCCCGAATTTCTGGTTAGGGTTGAGAGAGTTGAAAAACGACTAcgcaagtcactgatccgcggcacgaaacgcaggctcaagggcgcgctcattcaaaaagactatTTGTTCGCCGGATAATGACAGccgttgattaaatcaaaaaaataaggtcgttgtttgaaagataaggattttgttacaatttttgacgagttttgatgtCTCTCCAAAAGTTGAAGTGGTgtagaaattgtgaaaaaattgtttccGCGCgacagtgttggcttttgtcgcaagtttctcatacggtttttgcaagttgttggttttctgggaggaccagaaattcccttaaaccctgttttggcgatgttcggccggtggaattggtgagagcttcgaacttatcggtggAGACTAGTTCGCCGAGTGGTTACGATACAGGACAATTCCTCTTTGTCTGTGTTGGTAAAGAGACATTAAAAAACCTTATGACGTTCCAGATACTCTCTATAATACTCTGAACAACAAAGGAAGACAACTTGTGAATTATAGACCGGGTGGTGAATGGAgacacgcttacaaaagatattttggcaagcaAGCTGAAAGTgatattaaaatggagtatgcaaagatgcaagaaGGCAAATTGAGCTCCACGCTTCCccaaattttaatacgaatttataattatcatgaaagcaaaatacatctttcgctctttacacagcatcttttgttaaatttatagaagagcgatgaaagccGGCCCCTTTTCGGTGAAAagattatacactgtatgatGTACAGTATTAATtaaacagctcagagaaaattaatttgccccttgatttgcttgccttttaaagtaaaaattcatcagatcctaacctgatcaagagacgtcattaatgttatttttctttcagaaagtaaatccaattgacaagaaactacaaacattttacaaggatcagttcagacaacacagtgcatattgcaaaactgatctaaacttgagacatttcacacatgcatgctacattgtacttgatgagtttaaacaaaatctttagagcatagacaactaggaaacatccctgaaaggggcatttcacaaaattaatattttgagctgtatagcaagaagttcactctagcATTATCTGCTGACTGGCCTAggtggtattatcctaaaaagatgattgtatattaagtagatggaatccagtcatcagtataatacacatatgcaagggctattccatgtgggtcccaatgcttaagaagatgtttgtttttaattttaattttttctttgacaaattgtcattgaatgtgtttggAGGTGTTCTGGGTTTCGATGTCACTACATGTACctgaagcattactgggttggcaactcatcagatcaaaagcattcACAGAGTTTGCgtgcaggtgcaaacaacatgcatttgttatgtttttgcttgaatatgttgtccccattttgttttataagtaCAACATGTGGCATCTTAAAGTTCTGTGCTGGTCCAAACagttcataactgaaaaaaggttaaggactggtattcagttctaagaagaaactgaaaagtttgacaatgtgaagagtactaaagaaacttgactcagtgactttatccagtcttttgttccacactaccaacatggacaaagtgaactcaataagattattgtggtttattgctgagaaaaaaaaaaggctgaatttcttctcgctccttttagagctaatatttcacaaaactgccgcaaataataccaggtggatccatctccctaaggacaaaaaacgaaaatgaatgttattgtccatgagatgcatattacaatgctataatctacaatatcataatgatattattattttcctagacacaggaaactgcacatatcagtttttatggtggctgtgaaaattagtacaaaaagtcattcttattacacaaccaagacaaagaaagTTTGACGAgctaaccatataaacatactataaaccacacataaaccaatagacctaatcggctaactcaatgttgtacccaattcaaaccctttgggaataaaacgttttgttccaggtatttccatatcatttaaatatgaatgctacattatcatgcaaatacagtacacaaagaatcttagtcctgggagatttgaattgggtacaacactgagttagccgattaggtctattaccctcaactgtttgccttaacacatgttcttaaatttgagtctaaccataattttgccttagatgttgggttgaacatagatttgcaaataatggccagtGAAATGTAAGGGGGAAAGCAAAATACCATCTTCTAAGTTTTGACacagatgttgacaccaagtgtgttgcattattacaataatgatagatCATCATTATTTGGAGATTGTGGAACCTGgactacaattaagtcactcGGGTGCCACTTTCAAGCAGTATTTCCCAgtcaataatcctaggattaacaggaagcagggcctgaactttgcacttttatttaacaaattgttcttttcctaatatacggatgttccattaattaacaggccaacagtctcccgaacatgggtgtatcagttgattgcacaggatattttggtgggcaagtatttatgattctgtaatcaaACCTCACTATGGcattaaacaatgttattgatcacactactgtgcaactagaacttcttctgagtgtAATCTCAGAGGCCAGTCCTGCAAtcaatttaccttttcattgaagaaatgccctgagacagggacaaagaacttcaattCATGTATTTACTATGTAGTTCTGgccagtacttgtgttcattccaacttcacaagttggcaaggtgttttcttttagacagctgcctttatgggggcagtgttaagtggctattgcagagtagcagcactctaaatgaactgctgccttggttcaaggagaaggttgacaactttcaaataatgctcttaAAACATATGTTACTTTTAATTAACgctttgtaaatacatgtatgattgattgtaaaggtgatttcagaaaaccctgtccaaattatcttgttgatgaaaactgtagagattgcatgGGCAATATCCTAGTGTGCAAACTTAACCAAACGTTGTGAGcacttcatgcttcaaaaacaagTATGTAACACTCACCGTAGCCTCGgtggcttaactgcagaataccccgccactcgaactatattccacctagccggctacgcggtacgcggtacccagaaataggaatgcacaatactgtagaataccccgccacttggactaatttccaaatgaactaaatttcaaaatggcgcagcgatgttatatgtgctggctacgcggtacgcggtacgccgtgacattcctcgttcttaaagcgtcaaaGCCTAATTAATTCCACAGATAAGAGACGCAGCAATGTTATTTGTGCTGTCTACAAGGTACTGATTAagtctaagcgctcgtttcagtattAGGCCtataagcactcttttaaaattttagctttcattttacggttcgggtAACTAGAATTTTTAACGAGATcgtttgaagaatatagcactcgtttcctGATAAGCTTTCGTTTcagaaattaggcctaagaactctttacaaatttaagatttcatttCACGGTTCGCTTAAACTTCGCTTTTTAACACGAtcgtgtgatgaatatagcactcgtttacggATTAAGCCTAaccactcgtttcagtgattaggcctaggcactcttaaaattttagctttcattttacggttcagttagggttagggtacactagaaatttaattttccacgtaccgcgtaccgcgtagccagctacttaagatactttgccatcttgactttaactctttccgcgtaccgcgtaccgcgtaccgcgtagccagcttgtaaagatacttcgccatcttgactttaattctttccgcgtaccgcgtagccagcttgtaaagatacattgccatcttgactttaattctttccgcgtaccgcgtagccagcttcttAAGATAATCGATGAGGCGggatattctgcagttactccgcctcggttagtttctgcagcgcatattcccaaacaaatttaactgggtttggatctcatggcccaaaaattccacacaaatatgttacacagatctgatgtgtctccttaaattaaatcaccacgatctcacttccaaaattcacaccgtcaagagttataaagtgacacagGAAGAAGACGAGATCAAACGATCGAAATGGACACTGCTTGTCTCATTTGCGCGATTTGCGCTCCCTATCCggcgcatgcgcagtcgtttttcagctctgttgTTAGGGTTATTATTCTCACCTGGGGAATACACGCGCAAAAGCCAAGTAAGCCACTGTACACTCCCTAAAGTCCCAGCGTGATCCAGGGGAAAACAGAGCATTCTCACGAGCCTTTCTGCCCTATTTAAGAGTTGTTACTCGTTTATTCAGTCAGTTCCAGCAAAGTTTAAGGTCTTAGACCAGTGCTAGGAGATTCCTGTCGCTTCCATCGCTGCGCCACATGGCTCAGGTTCCTATAGCACCACTCGCAGCAGATATTCAGGCGGTTCTACAAGACCCACCCGCACAACCTGATGCACAGCCGGACGCTCCGGCTGTTCAGCCTGTTGCTTTACAAGCCGTTGGTCCTCAACCTCCGCCTGGCATCCAACTTGCGGCTGTACAACCCGCTGCTGAAGTCCCCGCTCAAGGAGCGGCCCAACCAGCCGGTCTTCCAGAATTGGTAGGTTCGATAtatttttgttccatttttttttttttgtttcgtgcTGGTTTTGGTTTAGCACATGCCTTGTCGCTTTTTACCCGCTTGCTTTcgtgtttttcttgtttattcaaaTCTATTCTTCTCCAGTCGTTTGTGTTTCACACGTGGCGGGGGTCCTTCCACGTCTGTTACCTCGCTCAAGTTTTCTTCTAGTTTGTATGGAGCGACTGGGGTGACCTCGCTCAAATTTTGTTCTAGTATTTACGGAGCGACTGGGGTGACCTCGCTCAAATTTTGTTCAAGTTTGTATGGAGCGACTGGGGTGACCTCGCTCAAATTTTGTTCAAGTTTGTATGGAGCGACTGGGGTGACCTCGCTCAAATTTTGTTCAAGTTTGTATGGAGCGATTGGGGTGACCTCGCTCAAATTTTGTTCAAGTTTGTATGGAGCGACTGGGGTGACCTCGCTCAAATTTTGTTCTAGTTTTTA
This window harbors:
- the LOC137999940 gene encoding neuropeptide Y receptor type 1-like isoform X1; the protein is MSENSTAASPTNNSSNATTIIGCSAHSEPEKAFQVTAYCIIILVSVIGNVLIIFVFSKHKPLRVSINYFVVNMAFSDLFSPFTVMPVQIASILKGSDAFLVDSPLALGNALCKLIYFLPDVSVYVSIQSLLLLSIDRFIAVVFPLKAKLISSKMRIGGIVCTWIVAISVHAPYFYTLRLVYDETSQSHTCKHDWGFNHNSTHSSFLTGMFITFFLVPVCILAIAYSTIAWTIKRRHHQAKKLSTNSSGRSYQKTRQVIGLSLAILAAFIICIGPMLVLMFVIIFVWNWKMPSTCAFRNVVFVAHFLLHSWPAINPCSCFAFGKKYQNALRHTLKGLFRNDTFNLSTQTRMTSAGRDARSLNSLRVTFSEVIENGKQEQKEPEKEDEHAHK